The Candidatus Manganitrophaceae bacterium region CCACCAGAATCACCCGTTGCCCGATCAAAGAGATGTGGATGTTGTCTCGCTCCCCCTCATGAAAGAGGATCGAGAATTCTCGTTCGCCCAAGAGTTTGGCCATCCCGCCGGTGGCGGCAATATTCCCGGCGGTCAGAGAAGCCAATGAGGTCGTGTCGAGATTTTGGGTCTCGCCGACGCTCGCAATCAGTTGTCCATTTTTATCGACGAGAAAGGTGACCTTGGCGTTCGCGAGTTGGTGCAGCTTTGACAGCTCCGCATCAATCTGCTTAAATTCTTCTTCATACATGACCAAGCCGGTATCCGCCATCGGTCTATCCTGGGGAGGTGCGCCTTTTGGGAAGCACTTTATTTTATACCACGGAGTCCGCGTTTGCGCAATGTGAGGAGACCGTATGAGGAAAATTAAAGGGAGGAGAACATGCGGGGGATTATCTCTCGATGATGATCGACTCGTCATCATCCGGCTCAGCCCCTTCGGTCTGCGCCAACTTCGCGATATAATGGTTGGCCCAGGAAAGATAGATACCGCTGGCATCTTTCATCGCGAGGGCACCTTTCACCAACTGCTGGAGCTCTTCCTCATCCTTCCCTTGCTGTCTCATCTCCTCGATCTTATCTTCGAACTGCTGATTTAGACCCTGCATCGCTTGAATCACATTTGCGAGCGCTTGCTCGACATTGTTCGACATCGACTCCTCCTTAATAAATGGAAACACGCAACCTGAACGCGATCATAACAAAAGGCCCCACCGCTGACAAGCGATGGGGCCTTTTAATTTAAAAATTAACCTTATCGATGAACCAATCGGATGGCATTGTGCTTCGCAGCGGAGCAGACCACCACGCAAAGCTCGCATCCCTTGCATCGCTGCTCGACGACCACCGCCACCTTTTTTGTTTTATCAAAAAGAATCGTATCGGCCTCGGGACAATACATGATGCAGAGTCGGCATCCCTTATGGGCCACACACGCTTCGTCAACTACTTCAGCAACAGCATACATTACTTAACTCTCCTCCTCGAACTTAGACCAACATGGGGGTCTTAATCGTTTCAGCCCAAGCGACACCGAGATCGAAACCCCGTCGAATCGTATCCATATTCTTCGCCAAGAGCTGCTCTTTCTTGGCAAACTTCTTCTTGATCGCCTCATCCAATGTGGCCGTTCCCCCGGAGGCGACATACTTTTTACCGAACCGATCTTGCAGCGCCGCTTCCATCGCTTCCATGGCGACAATCTTGGTCGCTCCCATTAAGGCGCCGAGCATGCTCATGTTGGTGGCCAACTCGGTCCCTGCAATTTCAACCGCCAGGGTCGTTGCGGGAACATAAAAGATCGGAACATTCATCTTGTCTAAAAAGCCGAGGTCATCATTTGAAAGAGGAAGCGGCTCATCCGAGTTGATCATTAGAATACCGCCCGCTTTAATCCCCGAGTAGAAAGG contains the following coding sequences:
- a CDS encoding 2-oxoacid:acceptor oxidoreductase family protein, translated to MRKRVNIRMSGLGGQGVVTSAHVLATAASKEGKHAISNPFFGAEKRMAPAESYVRIAGERIYDRGELVYPDVIMVFHPQVITLGKCYTMPFYSGIKAGGILMINSDEPLPLSNDDLGFLDKMNVPIFYVPATTLAVEIAGTELATNMSMLGALMGATKIVAMEAMEAALQDRFGKKYVASGGTATLDEAIKKKFAKKEQLLAKNMDTIRRGFDLGVAWAETIKTPMLV
- a CDS encoding pyruvate ferredoxin oxidoreductase; amino-acid sequence: MYAVAEVVDEACVAHKGCRLCIMYCPEADTILFDKTKKVAVVVEQRCKGCELCVVVCSAAKHNAIRLVHR
- a CDS encoding roadblock/LC7 domain-containing protein, whose amino-acid sequence is MADTGLVMYEEEFKQIDAELSKLHQLANAKVTFLVDKNGQLIASVGETQNLDTTSLASLTAGNIAATGGMAKLLGEREFSILFHEGERDNIHISLIGQRVILVVIFDQRSSLGLVRLRVKKSSEALSQIFAKLIDKADKEKETRNSHSPFSEITEDDIDRLFG